In Streptococcus oralis, a single window of DNA contains:
- a CDS encoding CPBP family intramembrane glutamic endopeptidase, translated as MKKYRLLFKMSAVFSYLFFVFGLSQLTLIVQNYWQFSSQIGNFFWIQNILSLLFSGVMIWILVKTGHGYLFRIPRKKWLWYSILTVLVVVLQISFNVQTAKHVQSTAEGWAVLIGYSGTNFAELGIYIALFFLVPLMEELIYRGLLQHAFFKDSRFALDLLLPSILFALPHFSSLPSLLDIFVFATSGIIFASLTRYTKSIYPSYAVHVINNIFATLPFLLTFLHRVFG; from the coding sequence ATGAAAAAATATCGCCTTCTTTTCAAAATGAGTGCTGTCTTCTCTTACCTATTTTTCGTATTTGGCCTTTCCCAGCTGACGCTTATTGTCCAAAACTATTGGCAATTTTCTTCCCAGATAGGCAATTTCTTCTGGATTCAAAATATCCTGAGTTTGCTATTTAGTGGAGTCATGATTTGGATTCTGGTTAAGACAGGGCACGGTTATCTCTTTCGTATTCCAAGAAAAAAATGGCTTTGGTATTCGATTTTGACAGTATTAGTGGTAGTGCTCCAGATCTCTTTTAACGTTCAGACAGCTAAACATGTTCAGTCAACTGCTGAAGGTTGGGCTGTATTGATTGGTTATAGTGGGACTAACTTTGCAGAGCTAGGTATTTATATAGCCCTGTTCTTTCTGGTTCCACTGATGGAAGAGTTAATCTATAGAGGATTACTGCAACATGCCTTTTTTAAAGATTCGAGATTTGCTCTTGATTTGCTTCTTCCTTCTATTTTATTTGCTCTCCCTCATTTTTCAAGCCTGCCTAGTCTGTTAGATATCTTCGTCTTTGCAACATCTGGAATCATTTTTGCTAGTTTGACCCGCTATACCAAGAGCATTTATCCTTCCTATGCGGTGCATGTGATCAATAATATTTTCGCAACATTACCATTTTTGCTGACTTTTTTACATAGGGTATTTGGATAA
- a CDS encoding bacteriocin immunity protein, producing the protein MTPLKWFAGGSERRSEAMTIIDYLLEDIKAAPQLTPLKNQLVIYQKRLEDDGTSTPFILSQMNVAISRVLIDNKLCLSESQAKQIKKLRELSAIRYGY; encoded by the coding sequence ATGACACCATTAAAATGGTTTGCTGGAGGAAGCGAAAGACGTAGTGAAGCCATGACCATCATAGATTATCTATTGGAAGATATAAAGGCTGCGCCTCAACTTACTCCCTTGAAAAATCAGTTAGTGATTTATCAAAAACGATTAGAGGATGATGGAACCTCTACTCCATTTATTCTGAGCCAAATGAACGTCGCCATCTCACGTGTATTAATTGACAACAAGTTGTGTTTGTCAGAAAGTCAAGCTAAGCAAATCAAAAAATTGAGAGAATTATCTGCGATTCGCTATGGTTACTGA